TTGCTGACGTTTGATGTCACCATCAAGGTAGCATTTCCATATCCATATCCTGGTGCCGTGGCGAGTAAAAGGACAGGACCTGCGCTGACGTTTATGGTGTAAAATCCAGTTGCATTGGCGTAAACGTAGGCACCTTCATATATAACCTGGGCGCCACCCACGTTATTGCCTTCAATGTTCTTAACAAAACCAGAAACAACTATGTCTCTGATTCCAGATGTATGCAGCGTTATGTTCTGGAACAGGTTTTTTCCGTTTACGGTGATCATCTCTGGTGTTACGTTAACCGCAAAACCCGGTTTCGAAACGGTCACAATATATGTACCATTATAGAGGCTAGTTTCATAGCTTCCTACGGAATTGGATTGAGCCTCAACGCTCTTTCCATGCGTGAAGAACACGGACACATATGGTATCTGTGTACCGTTAAAGATCGTGAATCCATGTACATAATATTTTTCAGATGGCCTGAAACTAAGATTTAGCCAGACGGTTCCTGATGTTATAAAATTGAAGTAATGATAGACTGTGTTGTATCCATAGACGAAAAATGCCAGGTTGGCCCTTCCTGTTTTCAGTATGCCTATCCGGTAATATCCATTGGATGAAACGCTGTAATACGTGGAATATGGGCCAGCAGCCACAGTCAGGAGCGTATCTGAAATCTTGGCACCGGAGGTACCGTTTGAGATATAACCCTCTATCCATATGGTTCCATTTCCAGTAGGTATGAAGTAGGATGAGTTCAGACCCACGGAATACTTGTTAATGCTTTGATTCATGAATATTATCTGTTCCTTTGGTAATTTGTTTGTCTTCATGTGTATTGGATTGCCCGTAGGATAACCTACATTTGCAAAGGCAAATATTGACGAAAAGATAATAATACCCAATACGACCAATGCTAGATATTTAGGAGACAATGTAAAACTACCGCAATACCATATTTAAATTTTTCTACGATGTTATCGTTTCCTGAACAGATTATCCTGTGTTCGATCCAAAGGTAACATCGATCCGTTTAAGTAGGAAATGAATCGCTATAGCCAGGTATCCATACCCAGCCCACGAAGGATGGAAGGATGGACGGAGGAGATTTCGCGAAAGTGCCATTAATACAATATTTCAGAGCGAATAGCCCGTGCTCTAATCAGCTTTATTCTACGAATTATCACGGAATACAGCGTCATCTTACCTTAACTGCCACACCCTTCTTCAATTCGATCATTGCCCTTGCCGGCATCTTTGCTATGCCGACGCCGCGGATCTCACCATTATGGACAAGCACAACCTCGTCTTCCTGCCTGATGTCCTCAGTGGCGTCAACAACCCCCATGGCGTAGACGTTTGAAGTGGGTTTGAAGTCATCTATCTCCACAAGGAATTTTCCATTGTTAAGAAACATATCTGCTGAGGCCTTATTTATGGTGAACTTTCCCATCTTTTCATTGTATACAAACAGAATTTTCCCATCCTTTACTAGCATATCCTGATTGTAATTTCTCCTTATAGTGTATCCGGATATCAATGGCATCAGCCAATCCCCAAACTGGTATTTAAGTATGGAATTATATTTGACAATTTTCTGATTTACTGATTTCCCAGAATTTGCCTCTCTCTTCAATATATCATTTAGTTTCGACAGATTTGCAGATTTGAACTCTATGACTTCATATGGATATGGTATGGCTTCGGTGATAAATTCCAGATCATCAGGAATGAAGGCTATTACCTTTCTGTATCTGTTTCGATCCATATAGCTCCGCATCATGCGCTTCATCATGACCTTTTCATCCTCATACCAGAGCCCAATCACAGGTATATCGTAAAACCTTGGAGGGTACGTTTCTTCCAGCTCCCTTGGTACTATACCAAGAGGTGATGTAACTATTATTTCATGAATATATTTTCTCAGATCACCTATGGCTCCGATCACCTTCTGATGGCTTCTGGAATAAGAATAGGGCTTCTTTGCAGAGCATGGAAGTATAAGCGCCACGTCCAGATCGGGCTTCATGTATGAATTGCTTATATAGTTGCGGTACCTTATCAGGTCTGGCCTGTACAGATCCTCTATGGTGTTCGCCTTTATGTAAGGGGTACGCGCAGGAAATACGCTCTCGAATTCCTGATAATATGAATAATCGGCTATGCGCACTATCTCTGCAGCCTTGCTGGATACGACGGTTTTTTCGACAATTTCTCTCAGCGTACCGTCTGCTATTGAACTGCGTATGTCCTGGATGATCTCAGAGATGAACACATTATTCTCAGCTGAAACGTCATGATCCGTTCGATCTATTCCAAATGGAGTGAATCTATAGCCCATCTTACCCTGCATCTCCAGGACTGAATCATCGAAAAACGATACACCAAGGTAAACCAGCGCGGGTATCGAAAACGGATCACTCAATCCTGAGATAAATATCAGCTT
This Thermoplasma sp. Kam2015 DNA region includes the following protein-coding sequences:
- a CDS encoding DUF5591 domain-containing protein is translated as MIEDQAIFGYSRYGKIGDVVFPAVLRTASDINYDEKYIEILGERIPRQILYPAKIKQELLETENLIIIPNGMELVRKPKDLVRLIMDIHSKYGFSKLIFISGLSDPFSIPALVYLGVSFFDDSVLEMQGKMGYRFTPFGIDRTDHDVSAENNVFISEIIQDIRSSIADGTLREIVEKTVVSSKAAEIVRIADYSYYQEFESVFPARTPYIKANTIEDLYRPDLIRYRNYISNSYMKPDLDVALILPCSAKKPYSYSRSHQKVIGAIGDLRKYIHEIIVTSPLGIVPRELEETYPPRFYDIPVIGLWYEDEKVMMKRMMRSYMDRNRYRKVIAFIPDDLEFITEAIPYPYEVIEFKSANLSKLNDILKREANSGKSVNQKIVKYNSILKYQFGDWLMPLISGYTIRRNYNQDMLVKDGKILFVYNEKMGKFTINKASADMFLNNGKFLVEIDDFKPTSNVYAMGVVDATEDIRQEDEVVLVHNGEIRGVGIAKMPARAMIELKKGVAVKVR